A region from the Silene latifolia isolate original U9 population chromosome 7, ASM4854445v1, whole genome shotgun sequence genome encodes:
- the LOC141589769 gene encoding uncharacterized protein LOC141589769, with product MPGEVETIETSTIQKIDPLSPYYLGSHDVPGAKISNIVLRRDNYDSWQKSMTFSLKARRKFGFIDGTITKPTDPFELDNWVVVNCTIVQWIRNMIDSTLLNNISYPDEASVLWSEIKAQYAVVDGTMIHSLKTQLNNYKQIKGMNVTTYYGKLKTLWDSIGKHEPPFSCRCGKCECGIGPAALKRQDNERLHQFFMGLDHTLYGNIRSSQFQQDPLPALSRAYNLVLQEERLRIETQPDVSEVAMFATPIRHN from the coding sequence ATGCCAGGTGAAGTCGAAACAATCGAAACCTCCACTATACAAAAAATTGATCCTCTAAGCCCATACTACCTCGGTTCACATGATGTTCCGGGGGCGAAAATCTCCAATATTGTTCTCCGTCGTGACAACTACGACTCTTGGCAAAAATCAATGACTTTCTCCTTAAAAGCTCGCCGCAAGTTCGGTTTCATCGATGGCACAATCACAAAACCCACTGATCCATTTGAACTTGACAATTGGGTTGTTGTTAATTGCACCATAGTTCAGTGGATTAGAAATATGATTGACTCCACGCTCCTCAATAATATTTCGTACCCCGACGAAGCCTCTGTTTTGTGGTCCGAAATTAAAGCCCAGTACGCGGTTGTTGACGGCACTATGATTCACAGTCTTAAAACTCAGTTgaataattacaaacaaattaaaGGAATGAATGTCACCACCTACTACGGGAAACTGAAGACGCTTTGGGACTCTATTGGTAAGCATGAGCCACCCTTCTCATGTCGATGCGGCAAGTGCGAATGCGGAATTGGTCCTGCTGCTCTCAAACGTCAAGACAATGAAAGGCTCCATCAGTTTTTCATGGGTCTCGACCATACTCTTTACGGTAATATCCGATCCTCTCAATTTCAACAGGACCCCTTACCCGCCCTTAGTCGGGCCTATAATCTTGTTCTTCAAGAAGAACGCTTACGCATAGAAACGCAACCCGATGTCTCTGAGGTCGCTATGTTTGCTACCCCCATCCGCCACAACTGA